In one Agathobacter rectalis ATCC 33656 genomic region, the following are encoded:
- a CDS encoding replication initiator protein A has protein sequence MTAETELPAYLPYPRFLLKMDISHTAKLLYALLLDRSTLSQKNGWQDSEGRTYIVYPIAEIAEMLDKGCTTIKGALNELDAAGLLERRRTGFSAANHLYVKVPDIPVVQFSDQLTDGKPPLIRAGNRPTDSRKTDLMTDGKPSPNQTNINNLIESQTKRASEGQSPAAYGRYKNVFLSDAELLELEQDFPGKWEYYLDRLSCHIASTGKQYHSHAATIYKWAQEDAAKGKAAPKQGIPDYSCKEGESL, from the coding sequence ATGACCGCAGAAACGGAGCTGCCCGCTTACCTGCCTTACCCCCGTTTCCTGCTGAAAATGGACATATCCCACACCGCCAAGCTGCTGTATGCGCTGCTGTTAGACCGTTCCACCCTTTCGCAGAAGAACGGCTGGCAGGACAGCGAGGGGCGGACATACATTGTCTACCCCATAGCAGAGATAGCGGAAATGCTGGATAAAGGCTGTACCACCATAAAGGGCGCACTGAACGAACTGGACGCTGCCGGGCTGCTGGAACGCAGACGGACGGGCTTTTCTGCCGCCAATCATCTGTATGTGAAAGTGCCGGATATTCCAGTGGTACAGTTTTCCGACCAACTGACGGACGGAAAACCGCCCCTCATAAGGGCAGGAAACCGACCAACTGACAGCCGGAAAACTGACCTTATGACGGACGGAAAACCGTCCCCTAACCAAACTAATATAAACAACCTAATAGAGAGCCAAACAAAAAGAGCGAGTGAGGGGCAGTCCCCTGCCGCTTATGGCAGATATAAAAATGTATTCCTTTCTGACGCAGAACTTTTGGAACTGGAACAGGACTTCCCCGGCAAGTGGGAGTATTACCTTGACCGGCTTTCCTGCCATATCGCTTCCACCGGGAAGCAGTACCACAGCCATGCAGCCACCATTTACAAGTGGGCGCAGGAGGACGCTGCCAAAGGCAAGGCTGCCCCGAAACAGGGCATACCCGATTATTCATGTAAGGAGGGCGAGAGCTTATGA
- a CDS encoding cysteine-rich VLP domain-containing protein — protein MNGNIPRMDYRQYRAARRLVHECCNYDSGNCLLLEDGEPCVCVQSISYSLLCRWFTAAVLPLDEALEAALLRRGSRKRCAVCGAFFVPKSNRGKYCPDCAGRMKRINAAKRKRKQREKCHALGHFKPA, from the coding sequence ATGAACGGTAATATCCCCCGCATGGACTACCGCCAGTACCGGGCAGCCCGCCGCCTTGTGCATGAGTGCTGCAACTATGACAGCGGGAATTGTCTGCTTTTGGAGGACGGCGAGCCTTGCGTCTGTGTGCAGAGTATCAGCTATTCGCTGCTCTGCCGCTGGTTTACTGCCGCTGTCCTGCCCCTTGATGAAGCACTGGAAGCCGCCCTCTTGCGCCGGGGAAGCCGGAAACGCTGCGCTGTCTGCGGGGCGTTCTTTGTCCCCAAATCCAACCGGGGGAAATACTGCCCGGACTGCGCCGGACGCATGAAGCGGATAAACGCCGCCAAACGGAAGCGGAAACAAAGGGAGAAATGTCACGCTTTAGGGCATTTCAAACCCGCATAA
- a CDS encoding ATP-binding protein yields MKNEIEAMITDITTTTAEAEDYTGEDGLLYCGKCHTPKEAYFSKETAQWLGHDRHPAECDCQRAAREKREAAESRQKHLETVEDLKRRGFTDPAMRNWTFEHDNGRNPQTETARFYVESWETMQAENIGYLFWGGVGTGKSYLAACIANALMEKEVAVRMTNFATILNDLAASFEGRNEYISRLCSYPLLILDDFGMERGTEYGLEQVYSVIDSRYRSGKPLIATTNLTLEELQHPQDTPHARIYDRLTSMCAPVRFTGSNFRKETAQEKLERLKQLMKQRKESL; encoded by the coding sequence ATGAAAAACGAGATTGAAGCTATGATTACGGACATTACAACCACTACCGCCGAAGCGGAGGACTACACAGGCGAGGACGGGCTTTTATACTGCGGCAAGTGCCATACGCCCAAAGAAGCCTACTTTTCAAAAGAAACCGCCCAATGGTTAGGGCATGACCGACACCCGGCAGAGTGCGACTGCCAACGGGCAGCCCGTGAAAAACGGGAAGCCGCTGAAAGCCGACAGAAGCACCTTGAAACAGTGGAGGACTTGAAACGCCGGGGATTTACCGACCCTGCTATGCGGAATTGGACATTTGAGCATGACAACGGCAGAAACCCGCAGACCGAAACCGCCCGCTTTTATGTGGAGAGCTGGGAAACCATGCAGGCTGAAAATATCGGCTACCTGTTTTGGGGCGGCGTGGGGACAGGAAAAAGCTACCTTGCTGCCTGTATCGCCAACGCCCTTATGGAAAAAGAGGTTGCCGTTCGCATGACAAACTTTGCAACGATACTCAATGACCTTGCCGCCAGCTTTGAGGGCAGGAACGAATATATTTCCCGCCTTTGCAGCTACCCCCTGCTGATACTTGATGATTTCGGTATGGAGCGAGGGACAGAATACGGGCTGGAACAGGTTTACAGCGTGATTGACAGCCGTTACCGAAGCGGCAAGCCGCTGATCGCCACGACCAACCTCACGCTGGAGGAATTGCAGCACCCGCAGGACACGCCCCACGCCCGTATTTATGACAGGCTGACTTCCATGTGCGCCCCCGTCCGCTTCACGGGCAGCAACTTCCGAAAGGAAACCGCACAGGAAAAGCTGGAACGCTTAAAGCAACTGATGAAGCAGCGAAAGGAGAGCCTATGA